Proteins from a single region of Ensifer adhaerens:
- the rsfS gene encoding ribosome silencing factor — MWKGKTLTTAHAKGYAVSAFPRSTGSSDEAAVRALQLVLESLEDSKAEDIVSINIAGKSALGDFMVVVSGRSTRHVMAIADHLTTDLKDGGFGNARVEGLEGGDWVLIDTGDVIVHIFRPEIREFYNIEKMWAAPEIEDGTLH, encoded by the coding sequence ATGTGGAAAGGAAAGACCCTGACAACAGCACACGCCAAGGGATATGCGGTCTCCGCATTCCCGCGCAGCACGGGATCTAGCGACGAAGCCGCTGTCCGTGCGCTTCAACTGGTCCTCGAAAGCCTAGAGGACTCGAAGGCAGAAGATATCGTCAGCATCAACATTGCCGGAAAATCGGCGCTGGGAGACTTCATGGTCGTTGTCTCCGGGCGATCGACGAGGCATGTGATGGCCATTGCAGATCACCTGACGACCGACCTGAAAGACGGGGGCTTTGGCAATGCCCGTGTCGAAGGTCTGGAAGGCGGTGACTGGGTGCTGATCGACACCGGCGATGTGATCGTTCACATCTTCCGGCCGGAGATCCGGGAGTTCTACAACATCGAAAAGATGTGGGCGGCTCCTGAGATCGAGGACGGCACCTTGCATTGA
- the rlmH gene encoding 23S rRNA (pseudouridine(1915)-N(3))-methyltransferase RlmH, protein MRIGLFAVGRLKAGPEKDLAARYLDRFSKAGPAIGLELSRVVEVNESRASNAETRKREEASQLEKSLVEGSLLVLLDERGKALDSEGFASLLGMFRDSGKRDLMIAIGGADGLDPSLHARADAVLNLGKMTWPHQLARILIAEQLYRAVTILSGHPYHRV, encoded by the coding sequence ATGCGTATCGGACTTTTCGCAGTCGGCCGCCTCAAGGCGGGGCCGGAAAAGGATCTCGCGGCCCGTTATCTCGATCGCTTTTCCAAGGCCGGTCCGGCGATCGGTCTGGAGCTTTCTCGCGTCGTCGAAGTCAACGAAAGCCGTGCCTCCAATGCCGAGACGCGCAAGCGGGAGGAAGCCTCCCAGCTCGAAAAGTCACTTGTCGAGGGCAGCCTGCTCGTGCTTCTCGACGAACGTGGCAAGGCGCTCGATTCCGAAGGCTTTGCATCGCTCCTCGGCATGTTCCGCGACAGCGGCAAGCGCGACCTGATGATCGCGATCGGCGGCGCCGATGGCCTCGACCCGAGCCTTCACGCCCGCGCCGATGCGGTGCTGAACCTTGGAAAGATGACCTGGCCGCACCAGTTGGCGCGCATCCTGATCGCCGAGCAGCTTTACCGCGCCGTCACCATTCTCTCCGGCCACCCCTATCATCGAGTCTAG